The following proteins are encoded in a genomic region of Brachypodium distachyon strain Bd21 chromosome 1, Brachypodium_distachyon_v3.0, whole genome shotgun sequence:
- the LOC100843529 gene encoding probable mediator of RNA polymerase II transcription subunit 26a isoform X2, which produces MAAPPRSLDYWRGFFNGAQASIFDAIDAAIRVAAADHPDGLRARRAAIAEHLYTVLPPSEEAVWPAPAFAGAPPLQEQHGSSDGPAVSTHRDSSGDPVVAEAVRVKAALSSNQQKSEDELLDLLRRLQLLQFTVDTVRVTEIIKAVQPLRKHASKQIRQLAGSLIEGWQATVNEWMNNEAAIIDHTPQSMDVSCLEQEEGGLPSPPMDEAALFATSFAYRELSEFFDEMDDDGNTIINGKEDEQQYPTNEDSVKEQPSMVQQYDPVQNWRLDQSAVRQSRLHELSGWQVSHQSMTEAQGKPSNAAFGLIRPSRLHSEPIGSKIKISPKQLQDISVAHSQRRPKPTMPNQRSNEEYKCWIRKTCRSK; this is translated from the exons atggcggcgccgccgcggtcaCTGGACTACTGGCGCGGGTTCTTCAACGGCGCGCAAGCCAGCATCTTCGACGCCATCGACGCCGCTATCcgagtcgccgccgccgaccacccCGACGGACTCCGCGCGCggcgcgccgccatcgccgagCACCTCTACACCGTCCTCCCTCCGTCGGAGGAGGCCGTTTGGCCGGCACCTGCCTTCGCaggggcgccgccgctccagGAGCAGCACGGCAGCTCTGACGGCCCCGCCGTCTCCACTCACCGCGACAGCTCCGGCGACCCCGTCGTCGCGGAGGCCGTCCGCGTCAAGGCCGCCCTCTCCAGCAACCAACAAAAG TCGGAGGACGAACTGCTCGACCTGCTCCggaggctgcagctgctgcaatTCACGGTGGACACCGTCAGG GTTACTGAGATTATAAAGGCCGTGCAACCGCTACGCAAGCATGCCTCAAAGCAGATCCGGCAACTCGCTGGATCTCTCATTGA AGGTTGGCAGGCTACGGTCAATGAGTGGATGAACAATGAAGCTGCCATTATAG ATCATACTCCACAGTCGATGGATGTTTCTTGCTTGGAACAGGAAGAAGGAGGGTTGCCTTCCCCTCCCATGGATGAGGCTGCCCTTTTCGCCACATCGTTTGCTTACAGAGAGCTATCCGAG ttcttcgatgaaatGGATGATGATGGAA ACACTATAATCAATGGCAAGGAGGATGAACAACAGTATCCTACAAACGAAGATTCAGTAAAGGAGCAGCCTTCTATGGTCCAACAGTATGATCCCGTACAGAACTGGAGGCTTGATCAGTCTGCAGTGAGGCAGTCACGACTGCATGAACTTTCCGGCTGGCAAGTAAGTCATCAATCCATGACGGAGGCACAAGGGAAGCCTTCAAATGCAGCATTTGGACTGATAAGACCATCTAGGTTGCATTCTGAGCCGATAGGttccaaaatcaaaatcagTCCTAAGCAGCTGCAAGATATCTCGGTGGCTCACTCTCAAAGAAGACCAAAACCAACTATGCCCAAT CAAAGAAGCAACGAAGAATACAAATGTTGGATCCGCAAGACCTGCCGAAGCAAGTGA
- the LOC100843529 gene encoding probable mediator of RNA polymerase II transcription subunit 26a isoform X1 yields the protein MAAPPRSLDYWRGFFNGAQASIFDAIDAAIRVAAADHPDGLRARRAAIAEHLYTVLPPSEEAVWPAPAFAGAPPLQEQHGSSDGPAVSTHRDSSGDPVVAEAVRVKAALSSNQQKSEDELLDLLRRLQLLQFTVDTVRVTEIIKAVQPLRKHASKQIRQLAGSLIEGWQATVNEWMNNEAAIIDHTPQSMDVSCLEQEEGGLPSPPMDEAALFATSFAYRELSEFFDEMDDDGNTIINGKEDEQQYPTNEDSVKEQPSMVQQYDPVQNWRLDQSAVRQSRLHELSGWQVSHQSMTEAQGKPSNAAFGLIRPSRLHSEPIGSKIKISPKQLQDISVAHSQRRPKPTMPNQPSSQHDQNSVKAKLDIAKKAKPVATKRKLQQDYQEFNSGTHVFCFNSCSARKFYNIT from the exons atggcggcgccgccgcggtcaCTGGACTACTGGCGCGGGTTCTTCAACGGCGCGCAAGCCAGCATCTTCGACGCCATCGACGCCGCTATCcgagtcgccgccgccgaccacccCGACGGACTCCGCGCGCggcgcgccgccatcgccgagCACCTCTACACCGTCCTCCCTCCGTCGGAGGAGGCCGTTTGGCCGGCACCTGCCTTCGCaggggcgccgccgctccagGAGCAGCACGGCAGCTCTGACGGCCCCGCCGTCTCCACTCACCGCGACAGCTCCGGCGACCCCGTCGTCGCGGAGGCCGTCCGCGTCAAGGCCGCCCTCTCCAGCAACCAACAAAAG TCGGAGGACGAACTGCTCGACCTGCTCCggaggctgcagctgctgcaatTCACGGTGGACACCGTCAGG GTTACTGAGATTATAAAGGCCGTGCAACCGCTACGCAAGCATGCCTCAAAGCAGATCCGGCAACTCGCTGGATCTCTCATTGA AGGTTGGCAGGCTACGGTCAATGAGTGGATGAACAATGAAGCTGCCATTATAG ATCATACTCCACAGTCGATGGATGTTTCTTGCTTGGAACAGGAAGAAGGAGGGTTGCCTTCCCCTCCCATGGATGAGGCTGCCCTTTTCGCCACATCGTTTGCTTACAGAGAGCTATCCGAG ttcttcgatgaaatGGATGATGATGGAA ACACTATAATCAATGGCAAGGAGGATGAACAACAGTATCCTACAAACGAAGATTCAGTAAAGGAGCAGCCTTCTATGGTCCAACAGTATGATCCCGTACAGAACTGGAGGCTTGATCAGTCTGCAGTGAGGCAGTCACGACTGCATGAACTTTCCGGCTGGCAAGTAAGTCATCAATCCATGACGGAGGCACAAGGGAAGCCTTCAAATGCAGCATTTGGACTGATAAGACCATCTAGGTTGCATTCTGAGCCGATAGGttccaaaatcaaaatcagTCCTAAGCAGCTGCAAGATATCTCGGTGGCTCACTCTCAAAGAAGACCAAAACCAACTATGCCCAAT CAACCATCGAGTCAGCATGACCAAAATTCAGTTAAGGCAAAGCTAGATATTGCGAAGAAAGCCAAGCCTGTTGCTACTAAGCGAAAGCTTCAACAAGATTATCAAGAATTCAATAGTGGCACGCATGTCTTCTGTTTTAATTCTTGTAGCGCCAGGAAATTTTACAACATAACCTAA